ACGCCAGTAATGGTGGTTTTACTATGGCTGGTCTATCATCTAATGCTGCTGAAGAAGCAAAATATCAAGCAGAAGTAGACAGTTACGATGCACGTGTTGCAGAATATGAGTCAGCAAGAGCGGCAGCGGAAGAAAATGGTGATGAGTTTACAGCGACTCCACCTCAAATGCCTGAGCCGCCAGCAAGCCGCTCTAGAAGTTTCGGTGATACTTCTGAAGGCTTTGGAACACCATCTGTTACTTCAACTGAAAATGCGCAAAGTATGATTGCTATTTTGGATAACATGATTGCTGCAGTAGGTTCTAAGCGTGCTGAATTGGGTGCGATTCAAAACCGCCTTGGTTCAAGTATCAGTAACTTAAGTAATATTTCTGAAAACGTATCTGCTGCACGTTCTCGTGTTCGAGATGCGGATTTTGCAGAAGAAACTGCGAAACTAACCAGTTCGCAAATTCTGCAACAGGCAAGTTCATCTATTTTGGCTCAAGCTAATCAACGTCCACAAACTGCGTTGTCTCTATTGGGTTAATTTAGCCATGCAAAAAGCTGGAGCCATGTTCCAGCTTTTGTTTCTTTTAGAGGGCTACTTATATGTCAATTAATTCTAGTGATTTTTCTAAGCAGTCTGTAGGAGTTGTTGCAACTAGACAAGATCAACGTATGGGGGAACAATTTAGAGCGCAGCAAGAAGTAAATGCCAAAACCGTTCGAAATTTGTCCGATAGTAATAAAGCAAATAGCCAAGACAATCACGGATATACCGGTGCGGCTAAGGTAGATAAGGAATTAATTGATAGCGCTAATCGCACAATGTCTCAATTGAATGTCCATCTATCCTTTGAAATGACCGAAGATCGTAGTAAGAATATTGTTAAAGTATTAGATCAAACAACCGGTGATGTTGTTCGACAAATGCCGACCGAAGAGTTTTTGAAGATGTCGGCGAGAATTGATGCTATTATGAGTCAATTAAGTGATGTTAAAGGAACATTGGTTAATAGCGAAGTTTGATTTGTAGGTGTAAGCGGTTTTTACTGGGAGATTTGTATGGCAATTGGCTCATTAGGTGCAGGCAGTGGAATGGATCTAGAAAGCCTTGTAACAGACATGGTGAGTGCCAGACGAGATACGAAAGTAAAATTATACCAAGACAAACTAGCAGGCTATGAAGCAGAGCTCTCTGCATTAGGGACAGTGGGCTCTGCTATTGATAATTTCAAAAATTATGTCAAAGATCTGAATAAAGAAGAACTTTTCTCCGGCCGAAATGTCATCATGGCAAATGGTGATGAAACGCCATCATTTTCTGTTAACCCTGACAAAACCGCATCAACTGATGAATATTCTATTCAAGTTACTCAGTTGGCAAAAGGCAGCCGATTAATATCCGACATATCTTCATTCTCATCTAGGGA
The window above is part of the Marinomonas sp. THO17 genome. Proteins encoded here:
- a CDS encoding flagellar protein FlaG → MSINSSDFSKQSVGVVATRQDQRMGEQFRAQQEVNAKTVRNLSDSNKANSQDNHGYTGAAKVDKELIDSANRTMSQLNVHLSFEMTEDRSKNIVKVLDQTTGDVVRQMPTEEFLKMSARIDAIMSQLSDVKGTLVNSEV
- a CDS encoding flagellin yields the protein MALYVNTNTSSINAQRQLMSSSNSLDTAFQRLSSGLRINSAADDAAGLQVSNRLTSQVNGLNQAVRNANDGISVAQTAEGALDETTNMLQRMRTLSIQSANGSNSDDDRKALQQEITALSTEIDRIASDTTFGGRALLDGTYNGVYQVGADANQTISFDLSSGDNQDYASNGGFTMAGLSSNAAEEAKYQAEVDSYDARVAEYESARAAAEENGDEFTATPPQMPEPPASRSRSFGDTSEGFGTPSVTSTENAQSMIAILDNMIAAVGSKRAELGAIQNRLGSSISNLSNISENVSAARSRVRDADFAEETAKLTSSQILQQASSSILAQANQRPQTALSLLG